From the Actinopolymorpha singaporensis genome, the window CGGTGCATGAACCACGCCGGCCAGCCGCGCAACTTGATGCCGTAGACCTGCGCCACGCCCTTGTGCAGGCCGAGGCTGGCCACCGAACCCACGTGCTTGTGCTCGTAGTTGTGCAGCAGCCCGCCCCTGAGGGCGCGGGCGACGTTGTCGCCGAGCACCTTCGCCTGGCGTACGGCGTGCTGGGCCGACGGGCTGCACAACGCGTTCGGCGGGCCGGTCAGGTCGGGGACCGCGGCGCAGTCACCGGCCGCCCAGACGTGGTCGGCACCCACGACCCGCAGGTCGGGCTCGGTGGGCAGCCGGCCCTTGTCGTCGCGTGGCAGGTCGGAAGCGGCGATGACGGGATTCGCCTTGACGCCGGCGGTCCACACGATGGTGTCGGAGTCGAACCGCGTGCCGTCGGACAGCTCCACGTGCCCGCCGACGCAGGACGCCAGCAGGGTGTTCAGCTTCACGTCGATGTGGCGCCTGCGCAGGCGCTCGACGGTGTAGCGGCCCATGTCCTCCCCGACCTCGGGCAGGATCCGGCCGGCCGCCTCCACGAGCACCCAGCGCATGTCCTCGGCGCGGAAGTTGCGGTAGTAGCGGCAGGCGTAGCGGGCCATGTCCTCGAGCTCGGCGAGCGCCTCGACTCCGGCGTACCCGCCACCGACGAACACGAACGACAGCGCTCGTCGCCGGGTCTCCTCGTTCGTGGTGGACTCGGCGACGTCGAGCCGGTCGAGGACGTGGTTGCGGAGCTGGATGGCCTCCTCGACCTGCTTGAAGCCGATGCCCTGCTCGGCGAGGCCGGGGATGGGCAGGGTGCGGGCGACCGAGCCGAGGGCGACGACGAGTTCGTCGTAGTGCACGTCGTACGTCGCGCCGGCGCGCGGCTCGATCCGGGCGCTGCGCCCGGCGTGGTCGATGCTCACGATGCGGCCGGTGATGACCTGCACGTCCGGGAGGACACGCCGCAGTGGTACGACGACGTGGCGGGGCTCGAGGTTGCCGGCCGCGGCCTCCGGGAGGAAGGGCTGGTACGTCATGTACGACCGGGGCTCGACGACGGTGATCGTGACCTCGCCCCGGCGGATTTCCTTGCGAAGGGATTTCTGGAGCCGGAAGGCGGCGTACATGCCGACGTAGCCGCCTCCGGCGATGAGGACGTGGCGTGTGTTCACGTCCGTTCACCTCCTCGGTTGGTTTCAGGCTAGTCGCTCGTGAATGTCTTCACAAGGCTGGACACCGCTGTCGGTAACGTCACACCCCACGCCCGGGAGCACCTAAGCTCGATAGAACGAGGGAGGGGCCGTGGGCGGGATCTTCGCTGTCATCCTCATCGCCCTGGTCGTCGCGGCAGTAGCGCTGACCGTGCCGCTCGTCGCGCTCGTCCAGCGCCGCGAACAGCGCCGACTCGAGGGCCTTGCCGCCTGGGCGTCGTCGATCGGGTGGACGACGTACGCCGGCAGCGTGGAGGTGCCCTGGACCGCTCGCCTGCCCGGAGCGAACCCGCGCGGGGTCCGCTGTCTCTTCACCGGCATCTATCGCGAACTACCCGTGAGCATGGCGGAGTACACGTACCAGACGACGCACACGACCTACGTCAACGGGCAAACCCAGGTCACCACCGACAACCACGACTTCGTCGTGTGCGTCGTGCATCTCCCCTACACCTACCCCGGCATCGAGGTGGCCAGCCGCGGCTCCGGCTCGCGCATGTGGCGCTGGCTCAACGGCCCGGACCACGCCGAGGAGGTGGGCATCGACGAGTTCGACCGGGACTTCCGCGTCCACAGCACCCACCCAGAACTCGTACGGCAGGTGATCGGCCCCGCGCTGGTCCGCACCCACCTGGCCGGCATGGCGCCGAACTGGAGCCTGCACGGCACCGACCTGCTGGTGTACTGGCAGGGTCGGATGGAGCCCACCCGGGTGCTGCCCGCCGTGGACTCCGTCATCCGCGTCGCCAACCTCCTCGGCCGCTGACGGCTCGCATCCAGACGATGCTTCCCGAAGAACATCTCCCGTACGGTCGCTCCATGAACGAGGCGGAGACCCGAGTCCTGAGTGTCAGTGCGCGGGCAGGCCGGCGTGGTCGGCGGCACGGGTGAGGACGGCGTCCAGCATCGGCTCGGTGAGCTTGCCGGTGAAGGTGTTCTGCTGGCTCGGGTGATAGGAGCCGACGAGGAGCACTTCGGGTCGCTCCGCCGGATGCTGGTCGGCTGCGGTCAGCAGAACCTCCGCTGCGTGGCCGAACCGCGGCCGCGGACGGGGAACCCGGTAGCCCAGCGCGGCGAGAGTACGAACCGCAGCGGTCCAGCCGTACGACCCGAGGGCCACGACCGACCGGACGGTCGGGGCGGAAATCTCCCACTCCCTGCGCAGCCACGGGAAGCACGCGTCGCGTTCGGCCGGCAGCGGCTTGTTCGCCGGAGGCGCGCAACGGACCGCGGCGACCACGCGGACGCCGAGCAGACGTTGCCCGTCACCGGCCGAAACGCTCGTCGGCTGCACGGCGAGGCCCACCCGCGCGAGTGCGGCGAACAGCCAGTCGCCGGACCGGTCGCCGGTGAAGATCCGGCCGGTGCGGTTGCCGCCGTGCGCGGCCGGTGCCAGCCCGACGACCAGCATGCCGGGTGCCGGGTCGCCCCATCCAGGCACCGGACGTCCCCAGTACGGCTGGGCGGCGAACGACCGGCGCGGCGACGCGGCGACCTCCTCCCGCCACTCGACCAGGCGAGGGCAGGCCCGGCACACCGACTGCGCGGCGGTCAGCTCACCCAGGTCGGGCGCGGACGCCGCGAGGCGCTCCACCTCGGCGGCGTCGTGCGCGACGGGGGTTCCCGGCTCGGCCGGGTCGTCCGGCCAGCCGGTGCCCGGCGCAACGGGGCTGGCGAACAGCGCCCCGGTCACCGGGTGCGGGCGCCGGTCAGTGGTCATCAGCGGCCATCCGAGGTCGTCAGCGGGCCGGACGGGACGACCGCTCGGCGCCGCTCCACGCGATGCCGTCCAGGATGTCGTGCTCGCTGACCACCAGCTCCGTCCGGGCGAGGTGAGGTGAGACCCGGGCGAGGATGCGGTCCAGGATCAGTGCGCCCGCGCCGATCACGTCCACCCGGCCCGGATGCATGAACGGCAGCGCCTTCCGCTCCGCGTGGGTCATCGTCAGCAACCGGCCGGCGGCCGCGTGCACGTCGGCCGCGCCGATGCGGGCGTGGTGGATCCGGTCGCGGTCGTACGCCGGCAGGTCCATCGCCGTCGCCGCCACCGTCGTCACCGTGCCGGCCAGGCCGACGAGGGTGCGAGCGCGCTCCAGCGGGACCTCCCCGGCCACCTCGTCCAGCCGGCGCTCGACCTCCGCCCGGGCCCGCTCCACCTGCTCAGGTGTGGGCGGGTCGTCGGTGAGGTACCGCTCGGTCAGTCGTACGCAGCCCATGTCGACCGAGACCGCCGCCTCCGGCCGGGCGCCGCCGAGGACGAACTCGGTGGAGCCGCCGCCGATGTCGACGACGAGGTACGGCGTCGGGATCCGGCGACCGGCCAGCTCGCGGGTC encodes:
- a CDS encoding NAD(P)/FAD-dependent oxidoreductase; its protein translation is MNTRHVLIAGGGYVGMYAAFRLQKSLRKEIRRGEVTITVVEPRSYMTYQPFLPEAAAGNLEPRHVVVPLRRVLPDVQVITGRIVSIDHAGRSARIEPRAGATYDVHYDELVVALGSVARTLPIPGLAEQGIGFKQVEEAIQLRNHVLDRLDVAESTTNEETRRRALSFVFVGGGYAGVEALAELEDMARYACRYYRNFRAEDMRWVLVEAAGRILPEVGEDMGRYTVERLRRRHIDVKLNTLLASCVGGHVELSDGTRFDSDTIVWTAGVKANPVIAASDLPRDDKGRLPTEPDLRVVGADHVWAAGDCAAVPDLTGPPNALCSPSAQHAVRQAKVLGDNVARALRGGLLHNYEHKHVGSVASLGLHKGVAQVYGIKLRGWPAWFMHRTYHISRMPTLNRKVRIVADWTLGLFFPREIVSLGSLQRPREEFERSALPRQFSPPASRSPEFEHAHAGGRTEVTWEQHRQ
- a CDS encoding uracil-DNA glycosylase — translated: MTTDRRPHPVTGALFASPVAPGTGWPDDPAEPGTPVAHDAAEVERLAASAPDLGELTAAQSVCRACPRLVEWREEVAASPRRSFAAQPYWGRPVPGWGDPAPGMLVVGLAPAAHGGNRTGRIFTGDRSGDWLFAALARVGLAVQPTSVSAGDGQRLLGVRVVAAVRCAPPANKPLPAERDACFPWLRREWEISAPTVRSVVALGSYGWTAAVRTLAALGYRVPRPRPRFGHAAEVLLTAADQHPAERPEVLLVGSYHPSQQNTFTGKLTEPMLDAVLTRAADHAGLPAH
- a CDS encoding Ppx/GppA phosphatase family protein, translated to MGPPVRVAAVDCGTNSIRLLVADITTEPATGTRHLHELDRRLEIVRLGEGVDRTGRLSEQALARTFAACERYAERIRELGADQVRFVATSASRDADNRAEFVTGIREILGVEPEVITGAEEADLSFAGATRELAGRRIPTPYLVVDIGGGSTEFVLGGARPEAAVSVDMGCVRLTERYLTDDPPTPEQVERARAEVERRLDEVAGEVPLERARTLVGLAGTVTTVAATAMDLPAYDRDRIHHARIGAADVHAAAGRLLTMTHAERKALPFMHPGRVDVIGAGALILDRILARVSPHLARTELVVSEHDILDGIAWSGAERSSRPAR